Genomic window (Manduca sexta isolate Smith_Timp_Sample1 chromosome 26, JHU_Msex_v1.0, whole genome shotgun sequence):
ACCGAGCGGATACAGGAAACTAATACCGATCAATACTCATATGCCTATTCCGCCGAGCGGacataattttgaattgttGCTCTTCGAATAATTTTTGATGGTAAGCTTCGATAAATTCCTCGTTAGAGCTTTGAGAATGTACATGGTTATCAAAACATGAATATGGAAATATATCATCGATTCTTGAACGATCAAATCTCCttataaaatccaatattttaCCCACAAGATCATCACGGTTCGAAACTATAAGTTTCTTAAAGAGCGGCCCCTTTTTTATGTAACTCATAACATCAGTAAAGCTAATCTCGTCTGCTGTATTagtaagaatatttaataataacgtgGCGAACTGTGTCATACCATGCTCGAACGCTTTGTCCAAGGCTGTGTTTATAAGGTCATCCGGATTGCCCATGTAGACCTCGTGTACTTGGTAAGGAAGTTCTGCATTGCTTTGGTCaatcaaattttcaaaaatgaaGTTACTCATGTGGGGAGAACTCATCGCATTCGTGAACACAGGgtctaatttaattttgagatcgaatatattataaatacccaTTGTTGCCCAAACCATCATATTGTCCAGTACATAACGCATCATTCGTTGTTGTTTATCAACGTCGGTGGATTTTAGACTATCAACAATAAATTCCACTGCAAAATATTCAGCGAAGGTGTAATGAACAAATCTAGGTCTATCGTTAACTATTCTGTCTATCAGCCCCGTCTTGTCTTCACCGATTTTCATCGCTTTGATGATAGTTTTAATCTCATTCAACTCGTCCTGCGAGAACACTGCTTCGACACCCACGCTGTAGAACGCCAATTTCTTGTGTTTGtccaaaaaatcttttttctcCTTCTCATAGGTAATTTTCACGTCAGGGTTATACATGTCCATACGATTCTTTTCTTCAAAacgtattgtttttaatttcatttctgtAAAGCGCTCGTAAAATGCAAACGCATTCGTGTCCAGGTCCCATTGCTGTATGAGCTGCTCGGGGTCTGTGAGAGTTGTATCTTTGACTTGGCTCTGAAAGTATTGGACAGCGATGTACACGTGCAGCGGCACCCCGGACAGCGTGATGACATCATTAAACCTCTCGTAATTGTACAGATGCGTTCGCCACGCCATCAGTTTGTTTATTTCGACATCCCATTCTTTAACGTACACTAAGTTTTCGTCACACACATGCGACCGctttatttcacttttaaaatattccatcGCAGCGGCGTACACACTATGCAGCGGTATATTAACAAGTCCAACGTCTTTTGCGGATTCAACGTAGTGTAAATCGAATTGTTTCATGTATTCGAAAAATCCGTTAATATTTCTTAACTGTGCACTAGTCAAAGCATTTAGGTCTAAATTCCGCCTCATGTACTTGTCcaaatatatgcaaatatttttgtaagtgaATGATTGGAGCGTGTAAGACTCTCCAAATTCAGTTTCCAGTGTTTCCCTCAAGTCATTGTACGGGCGGCTGGTGATCCAGACACACCGCGCGGAAGGTTTCTGATCACATTCTTTTACTGGCATGTCGCTTATGGTACTCTGACTCGCCAGAAACTTTAATAACTGTGTGACTTCTCTTTTGTAGTGGGGACAGATTTCATCGAACCCATCGACTAGGAATATAATTCGCCGTTCTTTGAAgcaatacaaaaaagtatttagcTCGAATTCCAACAGTGTGCTCTCTTGGTCACGATTGATGTGTTTTATTTCGTCGTTAACGATTTCTAAATTGACATCATGGAAAATGCGAACATTGCCTTGGGACGATACTTTAGACAGTACTGCTTTACACACGAATTTCAAAGCTTCCTCACTGTCTACTTCTACTTGTTTCTCGTGCCATTCGTGAAACTGTTTTGTGTGATCGATCAGATTTATTCTCTGAATCCATATATTTGGATATCGTTCTTTTGTCTCCAGTGACAAATGTGTTAGCAGAGTGGATTTACCCATGCCAGGAGCGTCTATGAGGAGAATAATATCGTAAATCCTCTTTTTTAGCTTCCTTTTAAAAATGTGATGATCAATGAGGGTCGAGGGTGAAAATCTTTCATCAGAATCTGAACGTTCATAGTAAGGCTCCAATTGGTCATCTTCACTTTCAGAACTAGATGGCATAGCATAGTCCAATTCGTCATCTTGGGTATTTCTGATGCCATAAACTTTTTCATTGCGCCGCATAATTCTTGGCACATAATAATCTTTGATTTCTTCGTACGTCGACATCGTAAGCGTTTGTCCCAAAGtgatatattctttatttagaattttttcaAGTACCTTTGAATTGATTAAATGTTTCATCCCTATATCGAATATTTCTTCAAAAGTGACTTCGATGCCCTGAaaagtgaatttattttgaagaaGTTTGAGTTGCGATTCATCAGTTAAGTCAGTGAAGTTGATCCTATCGTCTCTCGCGAAAATGCATTCCTGTATTGGAACGTTATTATTACTAGTTACCAGTATTAAATTTCTATTACAACAAGCACGAATTACGTCGTGATATTTAGACACATCTTTGCATGTGATGATTATATTACGAATATTCGTTTCAGCAAGTTCTTCAGTTATCATTTTCAACCCACTTGGGGACATTCTACAAAGGTAATCAATGTCTAAAAATATGTAATCTTCTTTATCTCTGAGGAACTGCACTAGTTTGTGACAAGTTAGCACGGGCACATCTGTGTGGATAACGATCATCATCGTGTAGCGAGTGTCGCGTTCACAAACAGACAGCACTTCAACTGCGTCCGGCACAAATTCTAAGTCGACATTGTTTATCTCCTTCATGTAAACATTGTTCAGGAATGAGAATATTCCTTTATTTCTTAAGTCACGGAATACATTTTTGTACGTGTTTCGAGTCAGATAGGGGACTATTACATCTATCATCCACCATTTCTGGATTTCATTATGCATTATCAGAAACAAAGATTTAGATTTGATTTGCGATTCCGCTTTACTTAAACTTTCGCTGAACTCATGCGCTTGAAGTTCTTTCACTCCTATTGCTTCTACTTGACATTCTTTCGCCTGACACGTGTAGAAATATAGGTTGTCTAAAAAGTCCATTACAAACCTTATTTCACTTTCCGTAGCATGTAAAGAGAGTCTTGGGAAATCCTCAATTTCAATTATGAATCGGTACTTGTGTAAATCAATGTGTCGGTCCTTTAGTTTCAGGAGCATAGTTTTGGCGTTCTCACCCAACGTG
Coding sequences:
- the LOC115454808 gene encoding uncharacterized protein LOC115454808; protein product: MSDYNKIITDAKLLIALWENTPTNVMRSNIRSCIENGADVNVKFLNNGNNTPLHIAVTKGDRELVNTLLQYGARGGIANDEGKTAIQLARELSRSDIEEILLACEESTDKEDATPVIEDGVTSAAVSTYKKRPGTANVRGQLYETKLLTLIYLRATRCRLVTQFYMGTNVDEIGDMDDVCLRLKTINDDYVIFLQAKHKDNVEKGRVAIEDLWRASSDFSLLKYFSSYKKIRNKFHPDSEDDLFRGRYEDVKRFYIMYTTVKDEIECIHKNLVPNDEVTDLLGTGEYQSIFQLKSNEQCLEILTRAVIIERIKNMGKQLFEFINDNKPNQMLCDENVRKFHVVLARKVFQVSEMNAEGYRTGKFREEFFSSNEELLIILKETLYEEATKKNRLSRDDTYVSIFRASMQPEAKTISNLIGNILTYDKNNNNLKVNDEQNEKFSDLQYLFDSIQLSQSDINEALEIAGQRKLCSLTFNLPAAFGNLDMTVTVNKKRAEKRLEFLANKISDVMKESADAEGNVVLREGVYAADKRLEPGVLAINGGIAGAVGNLFVPDDENKLKFNLDVDTLGENAKTMLLKLKDRHIDLHKYRFIIEIEDFPRLSLHATESEIRFVMDFLDNLYFYTCQAKECQVEAIGVKELQAHEFSESLSKAESQIKSKSLFLIMHNEIQKWWMIDVIVPYLTRNTYKNVFRDLRNKGIFSFLNNVYMKEINNVDLEFVPDAVEVLSVCERDTRYTMMIVIHTDVPVLTCHKLVQFLRDKEDYIFLDIDYLCRMSPSGLKMITEELAETNIRNIIITCKDVSKYHDVIRACCNRNLILVTSNNNVPIQECIFARDDRINFTDLTDESQLKLLQNKFTFQGIEVTFEEIFDIGMKHLINSKVLEKILNKEYITLGQTLTMSTYEEIKDYYVPRIMRRNEKVYGIRNTQDDELDYAMPSSSESEDDQLEPYYERSDSDERFSPSTLIDHHIFKRKLKKRIYDIILLIDAPGMGKSTLLTHLSLETKERYPNIWIQRINLIDHTKQFHEWHEKQVEVDSEEALKFVCKAVLSKVSSQGNVRIFHDVNLEIVNDEIKHINRDQESTLLEFELNTFLYCFKERRIIFLVDGFDEICPHYKREVTQLLKFLASQSTISDMPVKECDQKPSARCVWITSRPYNDLRETLETEFGESYTLQSFTYKNICIYLDKYMRRNLDLNALTSAQLRNINGFFEYMKQFDLHYVESAKDVGLVNIPLHSVYAAAMEYFKSEIKRSHVCDENLVYVKEWDVEINKLMAWRTHLYNYERFNDVITLSGVPLHVYIAVQYFQSQVKDTTLTDPEQLIQQWDLDTNAFAFYERFTEMKLKTIRFEEKNRMDMYNPDVKITYEKEKKDFLDKHKKLAFYSVGVEAVFSQDELNEIKTIIKAMKIGEDKTGLIDRIVNDRPRFVHYTFAEYFAVEFIVDSLKSTDVDKQQRMMRYVLDNMMVWATMGIYNIFDLKIKLDPVFTNAMSSPHMSNFIFENLIDQSNAELPYQVHEVYMGNPDDLINTALDKAFEHGMTQFATLLLNILTNTADEISFTDVMSYIKKGPLFKKLIVSNRDDLVGKILDFIRRFDRSRIDDIFPYSCFDNHVHSQSSNEEFIEAYHQKLFEEQQFKIMSARRNRHMSIDRY